TGGATCCGCCTGCAGGTGTTCGTGCTGGCCGCCCTCTTCGCGGGGCTTGGGGGGTGGCTCCACGCCCACTTCCTCCGGTTCGTGAACCCGCAGCCCTTCAGCCTTGAGGCCTCCATGCGGTACGTCATCATGGCGGTGGCCGGCGGCGTGGACCGCATCCCGGGAATCTTCCTGGGCACGGGGCTCTTAACACTCCTCGGGAGCTGGCTGCAGGACATCCTCCCCGTGCTGTTCGGCCGCGCCGCTCAGTACGAGGTGATCGCGTACGGCCTGATCCTGGCGGGCATCCTCATCCTGGCGCCGCGGGGGCTGTGGCCCTTCCTGGAGGTCTACCTCCCCCGCCGTCTCCCGCTCCTCTCCCAGGGACGCTCGCTTCCCGCCGCCCCGGTCCCCCTTCCCCGCTCGGAGGCCCTCCTGGAGGTCCGGGAGCTCACCAAACGCTTCGGAGGGCTCGTAGCGGTGAACGGCATCTCCTTCGCGATCCGGCGGGGAGAGGTGGTGGGACTTATCGGACCGAACGGGGCAGGCAAGACCACCTGCTTCAACCTGATCACGGGTCTGTATCCGCCCACGCGGGGTGAGGTGTGGTTCGCGGGGCACCGCATCTCCGGACGTCCCCCCTTCGCCATCCACCCGCTCGGAATCGCCCGGACCTTCCAGCAGCCGCATCTCTTCGGGGACCTGACGGTGCTGGAGAACGTCGCCCTGGGCACCTACAGCCGGACCCGCAGCGGGATGCTGGCGTGTCTGTTGGGGTGGGACAAGCTCCGGGGGGAGGAGCAGGCGGCCACGGCAGAGGCTTACCGGGCCCTAGAACGGGTCGGTCTCGCACACCTCGCCCACGAGAGGGCCGGGAAGCTCCCCCTCGCGCAGCAGCGGCTGCTGGAGATCGCACGGGCTCTTGCCTCCTCACCGCAGCTCCTTCTGCTGGACGAGCCCGCAGCCGGGCTGCGGGCGCGGGAGAAGCGGGAGCTGGCGCAGCTCCTCCGGCGCCTCGCGGAAGGCGGAACCAGCATCCTCATCGTGGACCACGATATGGACCTCATCATGGGGCTCGTGGACCGGGTGGTGGTCATGCACTACGGGGAGAAACTGGCCGAAGCGGCTCCGGATGGAGTCCAGCAGAATCCGCGGGTCCTGGAGGCGTACCTAGGCGTCCCCGTGGAGACCGCGGGATGAAGATCCTGGAGCTCCGGGACTTCCGGGTGCGGTACGGAGCCGTGGAGGTGGTCCACGGGATCCACGTGGAGGTGAACGCGGGCGAGGCCGTGACCTTGATCGGCCCCAACGGCGCGGGCAAGACCAGCACGCTGCTGGGTCTCGTGGGCATGGCTCACGCCACGGGGGAAGTGCGGTTTGACGGGAATCCCCTCCCGCACCGCACACCGGAACAGCTCCACCGGGAAGGCATCGTCCTGGTCCCCGAGGGACGAGAGCTCTTCCCGACCCTTACGGTGGAGGACCACCTGCGCCTCGGCGCTTTCTCTCGGATCCAGCGGGGCACCCCCCGGGAGGAGGTAGAGAGGGATCTGGAGTGGGTGTACACCCTCTTTCCCCGGTTGCGGGAACGGCGGCGCCAGCTGGCCGGAACCCTCTCCGGGGGGGAACAGCAGATGCTGGCCATCGGCCGGGCCCTGATGGGTCGACCGCGGCTGCTGCTGCTGGACGAGCCGAGCCTGGGACTTGCCCCCCTGGTGGTCCGGGAGATCTTCCGGGTCCTCGGAGAGCTGAGGGCCCACGGCACCACCATGCTCCTGGTGGAGCAGAACGCCCGCATGGCCCTCCAGCTCGCGGACCGGGCCTACGTGCTGGAAGCGGGCGAGGTGGTCGCCCAGGGCTCCCCGCAGGCCCTCCTCCAGGACCCCCGCGTGGCCGAGGCATACCTCGGCCTCCGCCGGGTTACCGCCCCCACCACATCCAGTTGAGCCCTTCCCCCTAGCCAGGCAGACGCAGGCGAAGCAGCCGCCGGGCGTTCTCCTCGAAGATCTTTCGCTTGTCCTCGAAAGACGCCGTCATGTTCTCCACGGCCCGGATGGCCTCCCGCACGTACATGGCCCCCTCCTCCGGACCGAAGGGCATGTCGGAGCCGAAGAGGACGTGGTCTGCACCGAAGAACGCCACCCCGCATTCCACCCCCGGTACGTTCCCGAAGAGGGCCGTGTCCGCGTAGAACATCCGGAAGTACTCGTACGGCGAACGCTTGAGCCTCTGCCGGGCCTCCACGTCCTCTGCGGAATCCGTGCGGTGGCCGATGCGGTCCAGCCCCCCCCACCCGAGTCTGCCCTCCACGTACGGGATGATCCCGCCCAGATGGTGGGTGATGATCTTCAGGTTCGGAAGCCGATCGAAGATGCCGGAGAAGACCATCCGCGTCATGAACACCCCGGTCTCATAGGGCCAGCCCAGAGCCCACCAGATGTCGTACTTGGAGCGGGTCTCCGTGGGGTAATCCGCCTGCTCCTGCCCCCGGGTGGGATGGACCCAGATGGGAAGGTCGTAGGTGGCCATGCGCTCAAACAGGGGCAGGAACTCCGGGCGGTCCAGGGGTTTTCCGAGCACGTTGGTGAAGATCTGGACCCCTGTGGCTCCCAGCTCCTCTACCGCCCGCTCCGCCTCCCGCACCGCGGCTTCCACGTCGTCGAGGGGCAAAGACGCCACGAATCCCACGAACCGGTCGGGATAGCGGTCCACGAGTGCGGCCATGCCGTCGTTCGCGATCCTCGCCAGCTCCACCCCCTGCGCTCCCGTGGCCACAGCCTCGATGGGCGGGGCCGCCAGACAGGGGACCTGCACGTACGCACCCAGGGTGTCCATGATCCGGAACCGCTTGTCGAGGTCCCAGAGGGTGCTCACACCCCGGACCAGACGCTGGAGATAGGCTCCGGAGGAGGCCTGCTGGGTCATCCGGTCGTAGAACTCCTTCGGATAGATGTGGCAGAAGGCGTCGACCTTGAGCATCCTCTCCTCCTACCGGATGTTCAGGGTCCGGGCGGCCTCCCGCACGAAGCGGAAGTCCACCAGCCGCTCCACCGGGAGCGGGGACACAAGCGCGCCCTGAGCTACCATGTGCGCCTGGAGGGCCATCAGGTGCCGTGCATCGAACACCCCATCCCGCCGCAGCCCCGGCCACACCATCTCCTGGAACAGGGCGTCCTCCCGGAGGGGGGTGTACTTCTTCAGGACCTCCACCACCTCCCGGCGCACCGCGGGGTTCCGCAATCCGTCGTTGTAGAGCTGCAGCCCCCGCAGGTACGCTCGCATCCACCGTATGGCCACCTCGGATTGCGCGCGCATCTGCTCCGAGTACACCAGAACCGCGGCGGGAAAGTCCGCCACCACCGCATCCGCGGTCAACAGCGGCACGCCGGACCGTAGCCTCCGGACGGAGATGGTGGCCGACGGCTCCACCATCATGGCTGCGTCCACGGCTCCGTTGTGTACCGCCACGGGCATGTCCGGGATGGCCATGGGCGCCAGCTGCACCTCCCTTAGCGTCACCCCGCCCCGGGCCAGCATCCGCTCCAGGAGGTAGGTCTGCACCCCGGCCAGGTTGGTAACCGCAATCCGGCGTCCCCGCAGATCCCGCACGCTGCGCACGAGGCCTCCGTCGAACAGCTCCCGGCGGATCACCAGCACGTTGAACCCGTGGCCCTTGGAGAAGGAACCCTTGGTGGCCACGATCCGCATCCCCGCCCCCTGCTGGACGGCGTTGAGGAAAGCCGGGATGATCTCAATGCCCCCCACATCCAGCAGCCCCGTGGCGAGCGCCGGGATGATCTCCGTGGACCGCATGCGGTGGTTGAGCTGGACCTGCAGACCTTCCTCCTGGAAATACCCCCTCTCCAGGCCGAGGAAGATCCCCGCGTCCGACACCGCGCCCGGAGTGCCCACCCGGATGAGAACCCCGGCCTGTCCCCAGGCGGAGGAGCTCAAGGATGCCACGGCCAGCCACCAGAACACTCCTAGGAGAAGCCACCTTCCCAACCTTCCGACCTCCTCCCCTCAATCAATCTTCGGGAAACGGAGCGCTCCCTCCCCGCACCGGGACCGGTGATGCGGGAGCAGGACGCCTCTGCACCTGCGGCGCCGAAGGCAGGATCTCTGACCGTGGTCCGCTTTCCTGGAAATGTCCGATCCAGGAGCACGTCCCGCGGATCTCCTCGGGAACGGGCGGAACCCATGTCTGCTCCCACTTTTCCAGCTGGCCTGTGTGTTTCGCGAGCCGGTAGATGCGGGCGTGGATGCACTCCCGATCCCCGAACTCGCAGGTGTTCCCGTCCGTGCCCCCGCAGGGGCCGTTCGCCAGCCCCTTGGGGCAGGTCTCCGGGCACACGAAGAAGGTGTAGGGGAGCCGACAGAACCCGCACAGCTGGCACCCCACCCATGGTCCCTTGATGGCATGCTCCACCCGTGCGAGAACCCGGCCCGCGGCGCTGTGCCGGCCTACGGGGCCCAGCAGCGACGCTCCCAGTCTCGCCACGGGAGACGCGGGCTGGAACATCCAGTGGTCGATGGTCTCCAGGATCCGGAAAGCCCGCACCTCCCCAGGGGAGGCCTCCGCGGGCCCCTCTCCCTGATCAAGGTAGAAGGCCCCCTCAGGAGCCAGCTGCACCGGACGCCCGTCCGGGTGGGTCATCACCTCCTGCCATGCTGTGCGCCACGACTCCAGATCCGGGCAGTCCGCCTCCAGAGCGGCCACCTGGTCCAGGAGCTGTTCCAGGGTGCGCTCCGCGTGCACCCCGCACAGATGCGCTCCCGCATACCCCAACAGCCGTGCGCCCACCACCTGCAGAGCGGCCCGGCGGATGGCACGTGACCTCCCTCCGTCCTCCGCCTTCGCGTCCTCCTCCAGACGCCGCAGGAAGTCCGCAGGGATCGGCACGCCGGGGAGCTTCACCTCCCGGATCCGTAGGGCCAGGGAGGGGGTGAGGAGCCACACGCTGGCCAGGATCGGCGCGGGGATTCCCCGGGAAGCGAGGAACGCCCGGAGCTCCTGGAACTTCCGGGGATCCCACCCGATCTGGGTGATGAGGACGTCCGCCCCGGCCCGCAGCTTCTTCATGGCCTTCACGTACTGCCCCAGGAGCTCCTCCTCCCGGTACTTGAACGGGTTCACCGCCGCGGCCAGGAACGCGGCAGGAAGCGTTCTGCGGGCAATCCAGAGGGACTGCACGGAGTCCAGGTACCGGGCGGGTCTGTCCGGAGGGGGTTCCCGGAGCGCATCCCCCGTGATGAACAAAAACGCCTCCATGCCCTCCTGCCGGGCTCGCTCGAGATCCCGCTCCAGATCGGGGAGGACGCGTCCCTTTCCGGCCCAGTGGACCACGGGCAGGATCCCGGTGGCCTCCGCCACCATGCGGCCTACCAGCAGCGCGTCATGGTCGTGATCCGTGCGCACCCGATCCGAGATGGTGAGGGCCGCGACCCGCCCGTCCTGCTGGATCCACCGCCCCATGCGGATCACGGATTCCACCACCTCCTCAAACGGTTTGGAGCCGCTCAGGGGTGGGGACTCCAAGGTGAGGACGAACGCTCCTGCCTGCAAGCGCTGCTGGATCCGGTTCTCGTACCTCGGGCGGACCGTTTCCACGGGCGGATTTAGGTTGGCCATGCCTTCCCTCGGTTGCACCAAGATGCCTTCCTCCGCTGCGTTCCCATCTTACCGGGGCCCACCCGCACGGGCAACCTCCACCGACTTCACGGCGTCCCGCCAGATGGAATTCGGTCACACCCTTGGATCCAGGAGCAGGATCTGCTGAGGGTACGTGCGCTCCAGGATCTCTATGATCCGGGTGAGGAGGGTGTTGTAGGGGACGGGGATGCCGTAACGCTCCGCGCGCCGGACGATCTCACCGTTGAGGAACCCGATCTCCGTGGGGCGTTGGCGCAGTACGTCCTGGAGCGTGGAGGGAAGGTGCGTGCGCTCCTGTGGGGACTGGTGGCGCCGGAGGAGTGTATCGAGGACCCGTTGGGGATCCAGGGAGATCCCCTCCGCGGCGGCCACCGCCGCTACCTCTTCCACCAGCCGCTCGAAGATCTCCCGCGCAGCGGGCTGCGCCACGAGCGGCCCCACGGGAAGCCGGGTGACGGCCGCCAGCGCGTTTGCGGCCGCGTTGAAGGCCACCTTGTACCAGATGGCTTCCCAGGGATCGGGGAGGGCCTGCGCGGGCAGGCCGGCGGCGGTGAGCACGGTGGCGAGCTGTTGGGCGCCGCCGAAGCCGGAGGGGTCCACGGGGCCCAGGTGGATCTCCACGGGGTGCGGGGTCCACCGGATCCGCCCGGGGGCCACCAGGTCGCTCCACAGGAAGCACACGCCCGCCAGGATCCGCTCCGCGCGGAACACCTCCGCAAGGGCCTCCACGTTTCCCAGCCCGTTCTGGAGCGTCACCACCCAGGTGCGGGGACCCGCCATGGGTACGGCGCTTTGGGCTGCCTGTCGGGTGTGGTGGGACTTGGTAAAGACCAGCAGGTAATCCACGGTTCCCACCTCCGCGGGGTCCAGGGTGGCCTGGACCCGCACGGACCGCGGGCGCACCCCGTCGTCCACCCACACCCCGTGCCGGCGGAGGGCAGCCACCTGCTCCTCCCACACGTCCACGAGCCACACCTCATGCCCGGCCTCTGCCAGGTGCACGCCAAAACGGCACCCCATGGCCCCTGCGCCCATCACGCCGAACCGCACCGTCGTCTCCTTCCGGACCTCTCAGGGAACCAGCACCGCCCGGCCGCGGACGTTTCCCCGGTGCAGGTCTATGAGGGCCTGGTTCGCTTCCTGCAGGGGGTAGTGCACCGTCCTCGCGCGTACCTTCCCCTCCGCGGCCAGGTGCACGAGTTCTACCAGCTCCGCGTACGTCCCCACGAGGTTTCCCACGATGGCCTTCTCCATGGCCACCAGCTCCATGGTGGGCACCGTGAGGGAATCCCCGTACCCCACCACGAAGTAGGTTCCCCGACGCCCCAACAACGACCATCCGAGGGCAGGAGCGCCTCCCTCCCCCACGAAGTCCAGGACCACCTGAGCGCCTCGTCCCTGGCTCCACTCCATGAACTGGGCGGGGATCTCCGGACCTGTGGGGAACACCGCGTCCGCCCCGAGCTCCCGAGCCCAGCTCCGGGCCTCCTCCGACCGGTCCACCACCGCGATGCGGGCAGGGCACAGGGCCCGGAGCATCTGGTACGCTAGGTGCCCCAGCCCTCCGAAGCCGAGGAGCACGGCCAGATTTCCAGGTCCCAAGAGTGGGACTGCCCGCTTCACCGCGTGGTAGGCCGCCAGTCCTGCGTCCGCAAAGGGTGCGGCTTCCTCCGGGGGCAACCCCTCCGGCAGCCGGATGCAGTTGCGCTCCTTCACGAGAAGATACTCCGCGAACCCGCCGTCCCGATCCAGCCCCACGAAGGCACCGTTCTCGCAGTGCATCTCCTGCCCCTGCCGACACGCCAGGCAGACGCCATCCGAGACCATGGGGTACACGAGGACGGGATCCCCCTTGCGCACGGACCGGACCGCAGGCCCTACCTCCTCCACCCACCCTGCGTTCTCGTGTCCCGGGATGTAGGGAAGGCGCGCCCGCATGATCCCCTGGAACATGCCCTCCAGGATGTGCAGATCCGTCCGGCACACGCCCGCCCCGGCCACCCGGAGGACCACATCATCTGGGGCTTGCACCCTAGGCTCCGGAACCTCCTCCAGCACCAGGGCTGAGCTGTGATCGTCCAGGCTTCCGTACCTATGGAGTCGCGCCGCCCTCATGGTCTGCTCCGATACCCTACAGGTAGGTCAGCAGGTCCTGGATCCCGTGGAGCACCAGATCTGGCCGCTCCTGCGGAGGGAGCTTCCGCACCTCTTCGCTCAGGGTCACACCGGTGAGCACCAGGACGGTCCGCGCCCCGGCCTCCTTCCCCATCCGGGAATCCAGCTCCACGTCGTCCCCCACCACCACCACTTCCTCTACCGGCACCCCCAGTCGGGCCGCCGCCACCCGTAGCGCATCCTGGGAGGGCTTGCCCACGAGCCGGGCGGGCTTTTGCGTGATGTAGGTGATGGCCGCGGCGAGGGCCGCGGAAAGCCCCGGAGTCCGGCCGTGCTTGGTGGCGTACCAGGGGGAAAGCGAGGTCACCAGGAACGCGGCACCGTTCCAGATGGCGCGGCAGGCTGCCGCCAGCTTCTCATAGGTCCAGACCGGATCCCAGCCCACTAGGACCACCCCCGCCCGCTCCCCTCCCTCCACTCCCACACACGGGATTCCCCGTTGCTCCAGAGGCACCCGCAACCCCCGCTGGCCCAACACGAGAACCGGGCGGCCCGGATACTCGCAGGCGATGATCTCCGCGGCGATGGCGCCCGGGGTGATGACCTCATGATCCTCGACGGGCAGCGCGCTCGCCCGGAGGACCTCCGTGTACTC
Above is a window of Armatimonadota bacterium DNA encoding:
- a CDS encoding branched-chain amino acid ABC transporter ATP-binding protein/permease, with the translated sequence MIRWILLALAFALIPFLPPFYLTLLNFMAISAVVTLGLYLLTGLAGMSSFGQAAFMGLAAYTAAITTTRWGWSPWAGLLLALALCGLAAVVLGSVTVRLKGHYLPLATIAWQMALSILMGNLVPITGGHGGISEIPALRLGPLSLRDPRWFGLLSLGCAVVLAWGCAQLTSSRMGRALRAARGDGVVAASFGVNLPWIRLQVFVLAALFAGLGGWLHAHFLRFVNPQPFSLEASMRYVIMAVAGGVDRIPGIFLGTGLLTLLGSWLQDILPVLFGRAAQYEVIAYGLILAGILILAPRGLWPFLEVYLPRRLPLLSQGRSLPAAPVPLPRSEALLEVRELTKRFGGLVAVNGISFAIRRGEVVGLIGPNGAGKTTCFNLITGLYPPTRGEVWFAGHRISGRPPFAIHPLGIARTFQQPHLFGDLTVLENVALGTYSRTRSGMLACLLGWDKLRGEEQAATAEAYRALERVGLAHLAHERAGKLPLAQQRLLEIARALASSPQLLLLDEPAAGLRAREKRELAQLLRRLAEGGTSILIVDHDMDLIMGLVDRVVVMHYGEKLAEAAPDGVQQNPRVLEAYLGVPVETAG
- a CDS encoding ABC transporter ATP-binding protein; the encoded protein is MKILELRDFRVRYGAVEVVHGIHVEVNAGEAVTLIGPNGAGKTSTLLGLVGMAHATGEVRFDGNPLPHRTPEQLHREGIVLVPEGRELFPTLTVEDHLRLGAFSRIQRGTPREEVERDLEWVYTLFPRLRERRRQLAGTLSGGEQQMLAIGRALMGRPRLLLLDEPSLGLAPLVVREIFRVLGELRAHGTTMLLVEQNARMALQLADRAYVLEAGEVVAQGSPQALLQDPRVAEAYLGLRRVTAPTTSS
- a CDS encoding amidohydrolase; amino-acid sequence: MLKVDAFCHIYPKEFYDRMTQQASSGAYLQRLVRGVSTLWDLDKRFRIMDTLGAYVQVPCLAAPPIEAVATGAQGVELARIANDGMAALVDRYPDRFVGFVASLPLDDVEAAVREAERAVEELGATGVQIFTNVLGKPLDRPEFLPLFERMATYDLPIWVHPTRGQEQADYPTETRSKYDIWWALGWPYETGVFMTRMVFSGIFDRLPNLKIITHHLGGIIPYVEGRLGWGGLDRIGHRTDSAEDVEARQRLKRSPYEYFRMFYADTALFGNVPGVECGVAFFGADHVLFGSDMPFGPEEGAMYVREAIRAVENMTASFEDKRKIFEENARRLLRLRLPG
- a CDS encoding ABC transporter substrate-binding protein codes for the protein MGRWLLLGVFWWLAVASLSSSAWGQAGVLIRVGTPGAVSDAGIFLGLERGYFQEEGLQVQLNHRMRSTEIIPALATGLLDVGGIEIIPAFLNAVQQGAGMRIVATKGSFSKGHGFNVLVIRRELFDGGLVRSVRDLRGRRIAVTNLAGVQTYLLERMLARGGVTLREVQLAPMAIPDMPVAVHNGAVDAAMMVEPSATISVRRLRSGVPLLTADAVVADFPAAVLVYSEQMRAQSEVAIRWMRAYLRGLQLYNDGLRNPAVRREVVEVLKKYTPLREDALFQEMVWPGLRRDGVFDARHLMALQAHMVAQGALVSPLPVERLVDFRFVREAARTLNIR
- a CDS encoding methylenetetrahydrofolate reductase C-terminal domain-containing protein encodes the protein MANLNPPVETVRPRYENRIQQRLQAGAFVLTLESPPLSGSKPFEEVVESVIRMGRWIQQDGRVAALTISDRVRTDHDHDALLVGRMVAEATGILPVVHWAGKGRVLPDLERDLERARQEGMEAFLFITGDALREPPPDRPARYLDSVQSLWIARRTLPAAFLAAAVNPFKYREEELLGQYVKAMKKLRAGADVLITQIGWDPRKFQELRAFLASRGIPAPILASVWLLTPSLALRIREVKLPGVPIPADFLRRLEEDAKAEDGGRSRAIRRAALQVVGARLLGYAGAHLCGVHAERTLEQLLDQVAALEADCPDLESWRTAWQEVMTHPDGRPVQLAPEGAFYLDQGEGPAEASPGEVRAFRILETIDHWMFQPASPVARLGASLLGPVGRHSAAGRVLARVEHAIKGPWVGCQLCGFCRLPYTFFVCPETCPKGLANGPCGGTDGNTCEFGDRECIHARIYRLAKHTGQLEKWEQTWVPPVPEEIRGTCSWIGHFQESGPRSEILPSAPQVQRRPAPASPVPVRGGSAPFPED
- a CDS encoding 2-dehydropantoate 2-reductase; its protein translation is MRFGVMGAGAMGCRFGVHLAEAGHEVWLVDVWEEQVAALRRHGVWVDDGVRPRSVRVQATLDPAEVGTVDYLLVFTKSHHTRQAAQSAVPMAGPRTWVVTLQNGLGNVEALAEVFRAERILAGVCFLWSDLVAPGRIRWTPHPVEIHLGPVDPSGFGGAQQLATVLTAAGLPAQALPDPWEAIWYKVAFNAAANALAAVTRLPVGPLVAQPAAREIFERLVEEVAAVAAAEGISLDPQRVLDTLLRRHQSPQERTHLPSTLQDVLRQRPTEIGFLNGEIVRRAERYGIPVPYNTLLTRIIEILERTYPQQILLLDPRV
- a CDS encoding NAD(P)-dependent alcohol dehydrogenase is translated as MRAARLHRYGSLDDHSSALVLEEVPEPRVQAPDDVVLRVAGAGVCRTDLHILEGMFQGIMRARLPYIPGHENAGWVEEVGPAVRSVRKGDPVLVYPMVSDGVCLACRQGQEMHCENGAFVGLDRDGGFAEYLLVKERNCIRLPEGLPPEEAAPFADAGLAAYHAVKRAVPLLGPGNLAVLLGFGGLGHLAYQMLRALCPARIAVVDRSEEARSWARELGADAVFPTGPEIPAQFMEWSQGRGAQVVLDFVGEGGAPALGWSLLGRRGTYFVVGYGDSLTVPTMELVAMEKAIVGNLVGTYAELVELVHLAAEGKVRARTVHYPLQEANQALIDLHRGNVRGRAVLVP
- a CDS encoding HAD-IIA family hydrolase — protein: MNLRGRCFVLDVDGTCIVAESAEWRNPQVLPGAREVLEAIRQTGGRFVFLTNGSALPPEEYTEVLRASALPVEDHEVITPGAIAAEIIACEYPGRPVLVLGQRGLRVPLEQRGIPCVGVEGGERAGVVLVGWDPVWTYEKLAAACRAIWNGAAFLVTSLSPWYATKHGRTPGLSAALAAAITYITQKPARLVGKPSQDALRVAAARLGVPVEEVVVVGDDVELDSRMGKEAGARTVLVLTGVTLSEEVRKLPPQERPDLVLHGIQDLLTYL